The Mesotoga sp. BH458_6_3_2_1 genome contains a region encoding:
- a CDS encoding sugar MFS transporter yields MFSLLLVIIYIAFISLGLPDSLLGSAWPAMKDSFNVPLSFAGMVSMIISGGTIAASLMSDRLTRKLGTGLVTSISVAMTAMALLGFSLSRSFVVICLFAVPYGLGAGAIDAALNNYVALHYASRHMSWLHSFWGVGASISPYIMSFSLGTKLGWRGGYATVSVIQIVLTIILFATLQKWKNGKMDFGDSGKTSSKPLTITQAVKIKGVPSVLIAFFGYCALETTTGLWASTYLVEYRGVDVETAAMFASLFYMGITLGRFLNGFVADRFGDRKLIRYGIAVMIVGVVMVGIPLRTEIALVGLIVIGLGCAPIYPSIIHATPSNFGKENSQAIIGIQMASAYSGTTFMPPLFGLVASNLSIGFYPVYLAVFALLILIMTESLNRTVDTTDQWGN; encoded by the coding sequence ATGTTTTCACTCTTGCTGGTTATTATCTACATTGCATTCATTAGTCTTGGCTTGCCAGATTCTCTGCTGGGCTCCGCATGGCCTGCTATGAAGGATTCATTCAACGTTCCATTATCGTTTGCGGGTATGGTCTCCATGATTATTTCAGGAGGTACGATTGCTGCCAGTCTCATGTCAGACCGACTGACGCGAAAACTGGGAACGGGACTCGTCACTTCTATAAGCGTTGCAATGACTGCGATGGCTCTTCTTGGATTTTCCTTGTCGAGGTCTTTCGTGGTAATCTGCCTCTTCGCGGTGCCTTATGGCCTCGGTGCCGGAGCGATCGATGCGGCTCTCAACAATTATGTTGCCTTGCATTACGCTTCGAGACATATGAGCTGGCTTCATTCATTCTGGGGTGTTGGGGCCTCTATCAGTCCCTATATCATGAGCTTTTCCCTTGGAACAAAGCTTGGTTGGCGCGGAGGGTATGCAACGGTTTCAGTTATTCAGATTGTGTTGACGATAATTCTATTTGCCACTTTGCAGAAATGGAAGAACGGGAAAATGGATTTTGGAGATTCTGGAAAAACCTCTTCGAAACCGCTTACCATTACTCAAGCAGTAAAGATCAAGGGTGTCCCTTCTGTATTGATTGCATTTTTCGGATACTGCGCCCTTGAAACAACTACGGGACTCTGGGCAAGTACTTATCTCGTCGAGTATCGTGGAGTTGATGTGGAGACTGCAGCAATGTTCGCATCGCTCTTCTATATGGGGATAACTTTAGGTAGGTTCCTGAACGGCTTCGTTGCAGACAGATTTGGAGACAGAAAACTGATACGTTACGGGATTGCAGTCATGATAGTTGGCGTAGTGATGGTGGGTATCCCACTTAGAACAGAAATAGCTTTAGTGGGCCTGATTGTAATCGGTTTAGGTTGTGCGCCTATATATCCTTCCATAATTCACGCAACGCCGTCGAACTTCGGAAAGGAGAACTCCCAGGCCATCATTGGAATCCAGATGGCGAGCGCATACTCAGGTACTACTTTCATGCCTCCATTGTTTGGGCTAGTTGCAAGCAATTTGAGTATTGGATTCTACCCAGTGTACCTTGCAGTGTTTGCTCTCTTGATCCTGATCATGACCGAAAGTTTGAATAGAACTGTAGACACAACAGACCAATGGGGAAACTAA
- a CDS encoding substrate-binding domain-containing protein: protein MLRKSLAIVLLVAFLIVAGSAALAAEKFREVPLELIQLMEKQFHQVWTPAGPSGEEVRGAGDLELTAEEIEKAKSLDLGQYYFMGASLDMTETLNRFGMNKVLASIGKPEISFMGSNSIADQIDQVTTLAGKADEIGFVVAQAWEAVTLGPSFVELAKAGVPQLHNWTTPAGLENEEYYVGLVDADGYGQGAAAAEILAYSMGYKGEVGLIYFALEQWTNVMRLKGAEDTFAKYPDIKVVGKAGFTDPSQSFDLAIGLLQKYPEIDAMWGTWMMGVATGAAEAVLSLGRLGEVIVAAPDLGGKAGAQYIADPENPIIGAAEADCIEMGENSVNAAIKWYLGNTDIAQGYFVSRVYPVVKANLVDVYNKTNLEAIGELPQDVLDLLD, encoded by the coding sequence ATGTTGAGAAAGAGCTTAGCAATTGTTTTGTTAGTAGCTTTCTTAATTGTTGCCGGGTCAGCAGCCCTAGCAGCAGAGAAGTTCAGAGAGGTCCCGCTAGAACTCATTCAGTTGATGGAGAAGCAGTTCCATCAGGTCTGGACTCCGGCAGGTCCAAGTGGTGAAGAAGTAAGGGGAGCCGGAGACCTAGAGCTGACTGCAGAAGAAATCGAGAAAGCAAAGTCGCTCGATCTCGGTCAATATTACTTCATGGGTGCTAGCTTGGACATGACAGAGACCCTTAACAGATTTGGTATGAACAAGGTTCTGGCCTCTATAGGCAAACCCGAGATAAGCTTCATGGGATCCAACTCAATAGCTGATCAGATCGACCAGGTAACTACACTCGCAGGGAAGGCCGATGAGATTGGTTTCGTCGTTGCGCAAGCCTGGGAAGCAGTTACATTAGGGCCCTCGTTCGTCGAACTTGCCAAAGCAGGCGTTCCTCAGCTTCACAACTGGACAACCCCTGCAGGACTTGAGAACGAAGAGTACTATGTTGGTCTCGTTGATGCCGATGGTTATGGCCAGGGTGCTGCAGCGGCAGAAATCCTTGCTTACTCCATGGGTTACAAGGGAGAAGTCGGTCTTATCTACTTTGCTCTAGAACAGTGGACAAACGTTATGAGACTGAAGGGCGCGGAAGATACATTCGCAAAGTATCCTGATATCAAAGTAGTTGGCAAAGCAGGATTCACAGATCCGTCTCAGTCTTTTGATCTGGCTATTGGTCTACTGCAGAAGTATCCCGAAATAGATGCCATGTGGGGAACCTGGATGATGGGAGTTGCCACTGGCGCGGCAGAAGCAGTTCTTTCTCTAGGCAGACTTGGTGAGGTCATTGTGGCAGCACCTGACTTGGGGGGAAAGGCTGGAGCTCAGTACATTGCTGACCCAGAGAATCCGATCATTGGAGCCGCAGAGGCTGACTGTATTGAAATGGGAGAGAATTCAGTCAACGCTGCCATCAAGTGGTATCTCGGCAATACCGACATCGCTCAGGGTTACTTCGTGAGCAGAGTGTACCCGGTAGTGAAGGCTAACCTGGTGGATGTGTACAACAAGACAAATCTCGAAGCAATAGGCGAGCTTCCTCAGGACGTTCTAGACCTGCTCGATTAA
- a CDS encoding alanine racemase, which yields MDFLDTIVRRNPSLIQTAVSMHQRNELPANSVVVDLDMVEENAVKILDAAAGRGIHLYFMTKQFGRNPEICRTLNNVGIDKAVAVDLEDGICLQKNGIRVGHIGHLVQIPKASIRYVLSSMAPEVITVFSYEKALQISEVAKDLGIVQNLLIRVVGKGDFFYPFQFGGIEEEDLLETVGKICELPSVKVVGVVSFPCFRFDVKARKTMPMPNLFTLKRTAETLEKELGLRITQINAPGDSSAQMMDQFRELGVTHVEPGNAFTGTTPWHAFEDLPEKPAWLYLSEISHVNGDNAYAIGGGLMSGDSPMGIWSTLYHNHRLNALSGDNVDSILRRKILAERSSYIDYYGTLYGNREVEFSVGDSVIYGLRNQVFVSRANVAIVKGIQSHKPVLLGIFDRLGNPIETSFFGR from the coding sequence ATGGATTTTCTTGACACTATCGTCAGACGTAATCCCTCGCTCATACAAACGGCAGTCTCTATGCATCAAAGAAATGAACTACCTGCAAACTCTGTCGTTGTTGATCTCGATATGGTTGAAGAAAACGCGGTCAAAATTCTTGACGCTGCCGCTGGAAGAGGAATTCATCTGTACTTCATGACTAAGCAATTTGGAAGGAATCCGGAAATCTGTCGGACACTTAACAACGTGGGTATTGACAAGGCTGTTGCCGTGGATCTTGAAGACGGTATTTGTTTGCAGAAAAACGGGATCAGAGTGGGACACATAGGTCATCTTGTTCAAATTCCCAAAGCATCAATAAGATATGTGCTCTCTTCAATGGCCCCTGAAGTTATAACTGTGTTTTCCTATGAGAAGGCTTTACAGATTTCTGAAGTGGCAAAGGATCTGGGAATAGTTCAGAACTTGCTCATAAGAGTTGTGGGTAAGGGAGACTTCTTCTATCCATTTCAGTTCGGAGGTATAGAAGAAGAAGATCTACTCGAAACTGTCGGCAAAATCTGCGAGCTCCCGTCGGTAAAAGTTGTCGGAGTTGTAAGCTTTCCTTGCTTCAGATTTGACGTGAAAGCGAGAAAGACGATGCCCATGCCAAATCTGTTCACCCTAAAGCGCACAGCTGAAACTCTGGAGAAGGAATTAGGGTTAAGAATAACACAGATAAACGCGCCCGGAGACAGTTCGGCACAGATGATGGACCAGTTCAGAGAACTTGGTGTAACCCATGTAGAACCCGGAAATGCGTTCACTGGCACGACTCCATGGCACGCATTCGAGGATCTACCCGAGAAACCTGCCTGGCTGTATTTATCAGAGATTTCGCATGTTAATGGTGATAACGCTTACGCAATCGGAGGAGGTCTAATGAGCGGTGACTCACCAATGGGTATTTGGTCAACGCTCTATCATAATCACAGGCTTAATGCACTTTCGGGAGACAATGTGGATTCAATACTTCGGAGAAAGATCCTTGCCGAGAGGTCCAGCTATATTGATTACTACGGGACTCTGTATGGAAACAGAGAAGTCGAGTTCTCCGTGGGAGATTCCGTAATCTACGGTCTACGGAATCAGGTGTTTGTCTCCAGAGCAAATGTAGCAATCGTCAAAGGTATTCAGAGTCACAAGCCTGTTTTGCTTGGAATCTTCGACAGACTTGGGAACCCAATCGAGACAAGTTTCTTTGGGAGGTAA
- a CDS encoding ABC transporter permease — translation MNYKNLLKRSTANIELFVLLLAAVVLIVVFSILEPRFFSVNNFRILLETMSILGILSLGVNFLLIAGEMDISFTSVLELSAAVVAISSTAHMNTFVSIAFGVLAATAVGLINAFFAVKLKIPSFLVTLGTQVAIGGLVMILCDYRTIIIRDKSFINMFFGRPFANIASAVYWMIGIAIVIWFVLTRTRFGKWVYATGGNQSSARLMGIPTDRVKISLFVTSAILAGIAGFILGSRATSARPAMGTSYLMPAISAPILAGAALTGGQGSAFKTLLAAFVLTIITNGVTLIGLEPAYRDIFMGVILISALSVRYLQNMNRD, via the coding sequence TTTGTTCTTCTGCTTGCTGCGGTTGTTCTGATTGTTGTGTTCTCAATTCTTGAACCAAGATTCTTTTCGGTGAATAATTTCAGGATTCTGTTGGAGACGATGAGTATTCTTGGAATTCTTTCACTTGGCGTGAATTTTCTCCTGATAGCTGGTGAAATGGACATTTCATTCACGTCTGTTCTGGAGCTTTCTGCCGCTGTTGTTGCGATAAGCAGCACTGCACACATGAATACGTTTGTTTCAATTGCATTTGGTGTACTTGCTGCAACAGCTGTGGGGCTAATCAATGCGTTCTTTGCCGTGAAGCTGAAGATACCATCCTTCCTTGTCACATTGGGTACTCAAGTGGCAATAGGCGGCTTAGTTATGATTCTTTGTGACTACAGAACGATCATAATCAGGGACAAGAGCTTCATTAACATGTTCTTTGGGAGACCGTTTGCGAACATTGCCTCAGCGGTCTACTGGATGATCGGAATAGCAATAGTCATCTGGTTTGTTCTGACAAGAACGAGATTCGGAAAATGGGTTTATGCAACTGGTGGAAATCAGAGTTCGGCACGCCTCATGGGCATTCCTACAGATAGAGTGAAGATCTCTCTCTTTGTTACCAGCGCAATTCTTGCTGGTATCGCCGGATTCATATTGGGTAGCAGAGCAACATCCGCTCGCCCTGCAATGGGGACTAGCTATCTGATGCCCGCCATTTCTGCACCCATCCTGGCTGGAGCTGCACTTACCGGAGGGCAGGGGTCTGCCTTCAAAACATTGCTGGCAGCATTTGTCCTAACTATCATTACGAACGGAGTCACTTTGATTGGTTTGGAGCCGGCATACCGTGACATTTTTATGGGTGTAATTTTGATATCTGCTCTTTCAGTCAGATACCTGCAGAATATGAACCGTGACTAG